DNA sequence from the Devosia lacusdianchii genome:
CGGCACGCTTCCCAGCGTCGGGCAACAGCACGTAAAACAGGTGCCCGTTATGCGTTGCGCTCCGGTCGGGCAGGGGCTGCAAGGTAGCGCCGAACCTCAGCGCGGGCTGGAGCGCAGCATGATAGGCATCCCACAATTCGATCCGTTTTGCTGTAATGCGGTCAACCGCATTGAGCTGCTCAAGCAGATAGGCTGCAATCAACTCGGAAGGAAGGTAGGATGAACCGACATCGACCCAGGTGTATTTATCGGTCAGGCCCTGGAGAAATTTCTGCCGGTTGGTACCTTTCTCGCGTAGTATCACCGCACGTTCAACCAGTGCGGGATCGTTGACGATCAGCGCGCCGCCTTCCCCCGAGACAATGTTCTTGGTCTCGTGAAAACTGATTGTGGCTAGGCTCGAATGCGTGCCGGCGGGCTTGCCACGATAGGTAGAGCCGAGCGATTGGGCGGCATCTTCCACAAGGGCAATGCTACGGCGGTTCGCTATTGCCTGCAGCTTTTCCATGTCCGGTGGCAGCCCAGCGTAATGCACGGCGAAAATGGCCTTGGTCGCCGTTGTGATCAGCTGTTCGACGCGATCCACATCCATGTTCATGGTCTTCGGGTCGACATCGACGAAGACGGGCGTGGCGCCGCGTAGGACCACGGCATTGGCCGTGGACGAAAAGGTGAACGACGGCATGATCACCTCGTCGCCCGACTGCAGATCGAGCAACAGGGCAGCCATTTCCAGGGCTGCGGTACAGGAATGAGTGAGCAAAGCGCGGGCACAGCCCAGTCTTGCTTCGAGCCACTGTTCGCACAGGGCCGTATAGCGACCGTCGCCACTGAGTTTGCGGCGGCGAATGGCGTCCTCGATCGCGCCGATTTCCGAACCGAGAACTGGCGGCGTGGTAAACCTCAGATCATTCACCGTGCTGCTCCTGCTGGACCAGCAGTTGCAACGATTCCCCATAGGAGGAGGCGCGCTGCGCATGCGCCAGCGCAGCCAGTTGCTCAAGCGGAATAAGGCCATTGCGATAGGCCAGCTCCTCGGGCGAGCAAACCAGCATTCCCTGCCGGTCCTGTAACGTCTTCACGAAATCGGCTGCCTGATGGAGGCTTTCATGCGTACCGGCATCTAGCCAGGCGAAACCGCGATGCAGCGTTTCTGCCCCAAGTTCACCATTGGCGAGGTACCGTTCGAGTACCGAGATGATTTCCAGTTCGCCACGAACGGATGGCTGGACCGCATCGGCAAAGTCGCATGCCCTGTGATCCAGGAAGTAAAGGCCGGTGACCGCCCAGCGCGACCGCGGTTCGGCGGGCTTTTCGACAAGGCTCAGCGGGCGGTTGTCGGCGTCGAGTTCAACAATGCCGAAGCGCTGGGGATCCCGCACCAGGCTTGCGAAGATGGTGGCGCCGTCACCGCGGGATGCGCGATTGAGGAGGGCCTGCAGCCCGTGCCCGAAGAAGATATTGTCGCCCAGGATCAGAACACTGGGCGCCCCATCGAGAAACCGCCGACCAATGCGATAGGCATCGGCGATACCTCGTGGCTCGTCCTGCTCTGCATAACTGAACTGCATGCCCCATTGCGAGCCATCACCAAGCAGTCGGCGGAACGCGCCCTGGTCCTCGGGCGTGGTGATGAACAATACCTCACGAACGCCCGCCATCATGAGCGTGGCCAGCGGGTAATAGATCAGGGGCTTGTCAAAGATCGGCAACAATTGCTTGGAGACGCCGGTCGTCAGCGGCAGGAGCCGACTGCCCGTTCCCCCCGCTAGCACAATCCCGCGCCGGCGATGTGTTCTTTCGCGCTGGTCCAAGGCTCAGGCATTCCTGTTGACGGTGAAACAATGCGTATAAGGAATCCAGGCCTTGTGCACAATCTGGACCCGGCTGCTCGAGAAACGGCCCTGCACCAGATCGCGGTAGCCGGCCTCGTCGCGCACATTGCGGCCCCGGTCTCGCTCGATAAGAAGCCGCGCCACGGGATTTTGGCCGGGGACCAGGCATGGATCGACCGTCACAAGCCTGCCACCCGGCTTGAGCGCGAGCCCGATCAAGTCGAGCAAGCCGTGCGCCTCGCCGTCATCGAGATGATGGAGGACGCCCGACAGCAGGGCGATGTCGGCCTTGGGCAGGATTTCCAGGTCGGATCGCTCAAAGAACTTGCAGAAGAACTGGCCTCGCGAGCCGTACTTCCGCTTAGCCTGGTCAATGTACTCCGGGCTAATATCGAAGCCCCAATATTGAACCTGGGGCAGATAATCCAGCACGTCGGCCGGACCGCAGCCGATATCGAGGACGATGTCACCGGCCTTTGCCTGCACATAGCCGTCAGTAATCTTGCGCCAGCCTGACCGCGCGCCCATTAGGTTCTGGAAGAGCGTATAGATTGCGGGCGACGAGAGGATCGAGCGCACGCCGTCGGTAATCTGCATGGGTCAACTCGCCTGGCCGGGCCGGTAGATTATCGTGCAGTCAATCAGCGGCAAAGCCCCTGCCGGCAGCAGCGTGGCCAGGCGATGAAGCCGAGAGGCGATGATGAACTTGGCGAGCCTCACCATCCATGGCGCCCGGCGGCGCGCAAATGCCCGATCTGTCGTCACGCGCTCAACGCTGTCCGGTGTCATGGTCTTGCCGAAATGGACGCTGATGCCGCTGATCGTCGAGCAGATGCGCTTGACGTCGCCGACCGTGATCCAGTTCAACGATGCCCAGATAGCCGCGGGTTGTTCCACGCGTGCCGAACCGAAGATTTGCCTGTTAAGCGCGCGTTCCGTCATCGCCTTAGAAAACAGTGTCGGCAGGTTGAAATGCGGTTCGTAGGGGAAAGCGTAGTTAGGGCAGGTGAACCGGTAAAAACCGTTTGGCTTCAGTGAGAGTATCACCCTCCGAAGCGCCTCATCGACATTGGCCACATGCTCCATCACGTTGATGGAAAAGGCGGTGTCGAACTCGTTTCTGGCGTTGAGATCCTCGATGCAACAGGGCAACAGACGGATGGCGATGGACTGGCTTTCGGCATGCTCCAGCACGAGCTTTTGAAGGATGGCAAAACTCGAAAAGCCGTCGCTGATTGGTTCGACCACCGTCACCTGATACCCTTGGCGCGCCAACTGGCAACTGATCAGCGTCAGCCCACCGCCGACTTCGAGGATATGCGCATCGCGCGACAACTCCGACAGACTGGGTCGCAGCCATCCATATCCGAACAGGGCCTCATTGGCGAAAAGGTCGAACATCTCGGAAAGCTCGGGATGTCGCGCCGCAACGATGCCCCGGATTTCGGCGACCCAGCCGTCGAAGTTGTCCGGTGCGCTAGGCATTGGCGGCAATGATGACGCCGACGGCAATGAGCGCGATCGCCAGCAGTTTCTGCGGGTTGAGCGACTCCTGGAAGAGCACCGCCCCGCCCAAGGCCACGATGGCGGTGATCAGCCCGATATAGACCGGAAAGGCCAGGGATATCTCGTATCGCTCGACGACGAACACCCAGGCCAGCGAGGCGAGGAAAGACGAGGCGTAAGCTGAAACGATCAAAGGGTCCGAGAGATAGACGACAAGCTTGCTGACAATACCACGGCCGTCGCCGAGGGCCGTCGCCATAATGCCCACGCGCCACTTGGTCATGAGCTGGCCATAGACGACGAGCAAAACGGTTGGCGCAATGGCAAGCAGCAGCTTCATCGCTGGTTCGCCCTATGCCTTGGCATGGCCATACCGATACATGTCCAGCATCTCAGGCGGGATGCCCCAGTCTCGGGCCCCGACCTGATCGTGCAGCCGTTCGACATTGTCGCGGAACTGCTGAGCCAGCTGTTCGGGCATCCGGTTGGTCGCCGGCTCGAAGCCGTGCTGGTAGGCCGCGCTGATCTGGTGGCGCACGGCTTTATCAACGGCCTGTTGGCGCGTAAGAGTCCGCAGCGGCTCGCGATCCGGCCTAAACCAGCTATAGCGATCTTCAACAGCGCCACTCGTCATCAGCCTTGAGACGAGCACCGAGATCAGCGGAGCCAGATGGAAACCGTCGCGTTTGGTGCCGGTGGCGATGAACAGGTTTGAAATTTCTGTGGGGCCGAGCAGGGGATAGGTATCCTGGCTGGTCGGGCGTGCGCCGACATTTACTCGGATCAGTTCGGCGCGATAATAGTCGGCATTGATCTGCCGCATCGCGCTGTTGAGCAGGCCCTCGACACTGGTGAGGCGCCCATGCAGGTGCAAGGTAGGCGCAATAAAGTTGCTCGCCCCGATGAGCACGCGATCATTGTCCTGATCCCGTCCATGAAAATAGGGCGCGGCATAGACGCCACAGGCAAGACCGCGGTTGGGCGTCCTGACCACCTTGCTGAGCGGAGCGTCGGGGCTGCGGATCTCGATACTTGTGCCAATGCCGTAGAATACCCGCTGGACCTGCAGGTCCAGATTGCTTCTGTCGAGCACATCCCAGCTGGTCGCACCTGTGGCAAGCAGAAACTGATCGCCGGAAAGCACCGTTCCATCATCAAGATGGGCACAGGCAATGCCACCTGCATTGGCCTCGAGCCGCACAACACTGGCGTCCACGAACTGCACGCGTCCGGATAATTCGAGGGCCCGTTCCAACGCCGCAAGCACCAGGCGGGGATTGTACCAGCCTTCGTTTTCTATGTAGAGCGCGCGCGTCGCGCGATAGCGCTGGTGCGGTTTGTAGTTGGGGATGTCGCCAGGCGCGACAAGCTGGTGCGCCTCGCCGAAATCCACAAGAGCATCGCGAATCGCGTCGAAATTGGCGTCGTCCAGATCATCTGCTGCGGTATTGTTGATGATGAACGTACCGAGCTCGCCGCCGCCGGATGGCCCGCCGCCGATGTCGAAGTCGATACTGGAAGCCGCGATCAGGTCCTTTTCGAACTGTGGCCAGAGCTTGGTCGCCTCGCGGCTGATCTCGAACCGGAACCTGTCCACTGCATGTTCAAGCCCGCCTACCTCGATCTCGGCGAAGGAATTGAGCATCGCCGCGGCGGCGAGCGTGGCTGCGCCGGGGCGGCTTTTCTTGCCCACGATGACGATCGTATCGTCGCTTGCGGCGGTCCTGCAGAGCCCAAAAGCCGCCGAAAGGCCGACAATGCCGTTTCCAAGCAGGATGCGCTTCATTGGGAGAACCTGTTCGAGATTGGAAAGGCGGACGACTACGGCTTAATGAGGTAGCACAGACCAGGATACGTCGCGCAACGTTTCACCTGATGCCCGAGCCGCGGCAGGATGGTCTCAGCATAGACCATTGCCTCGGCGGGAATGGCGCTGCGGGTCAGCTGCCAGAAGGCAACAATCCCGCCGGGGACGACCCTGGGCCAAACCGCCTCGAACGCTTCGAGCGAAGGTTGATAAGCGTTGACATCGAAGAAGGCGAGCGAGACGAATTCGCCGGCATTGTCCTCGAAAAACTGGGGAATTGTCTGGCGGCAGTCGCCCTTAATGACGCGATGTTTGCCGAAATTGTGGCCCATGGCGTTGGACCGCTCGTGCAATTGCAGCAGCTCGCTCAGATAATCCGCGTATTCGGTTCCACCCACACCATAAGTGCCATCACGATGCAGCTCGGTTGCCTTGTCCTTGTCTGAAAAGCCAACATAGCCCTCGAAGGTATCGAAGCAGACGATGCGCCGATTGAGGTGCAGGGGTTCGTAGATGGCGCGCAGATTTTCGCAGACGACCGCAGTTTGTCCCCTCCATGTTCCAATGTCGAGGATGGCGCCTGGCAGGTCGAGGATCTGGACATAGATGTCACGAATGGCAAGCAGTCGTGCCAGCAGCGAACCGCGCAGGAACAGCCCCAGCGAGCGTTCCTTTTCGTCGTCAGTCGCCGGATAGGTGTTCAGCCGCTGGAAGATTTCCTTCCGGACATCCAGGCTTTCGGACGAGGAGTAGCTGATAACCGTGGATTCGTGCTTTTGTGGCATCGATTACTTTTCTGACGTATCGGGCGAGGCGCCATACCGCATCTTTACAAGATAGAGCGGCCGATTCTGTGTTTCGGCGAAGATGCGTGCGACATATAGGCCAACCACGCCTATGCTGCCAAGCTGAACGCCAAACGCAATCAGGCCGATGGCGGATAAAGCCGCAAACCCGGGCAGGAAATCGCTCCCGAACAGCTGCGCGAAAATGACGTAGAACCCGAGCAGCAGCCCCGCAACACTGAGGAAAAACCCGAGGCTTGCGATCAAGGTCAGCGGCCGGTTGGAAAAATACAGCAGCCCTTCCAGCCCCAGCTTCAGGCGGGACCAGAAATTGTAGGACGATTTCCCGTCGGCACGCACGTGGTGTTGTATCGGGATATATTGTTGTTCAAAGCCCAGCCATTGATCCAGACCCTGCGGAAAGCGTGACCGTTCCGTCAAAAGGTTATAGGCGTCGACGAACCGTCGGCTCATGGCCCGCAGCGGCGACGTATTCTGTGGGGATGGCAAACCTGTCAGGAACTGGAACAGCCAGTAGTAAATCTTGGACGTAATCCGGTTGATCCAGGGACTTTCCCGCACCGAATAGACGCCGATGACCAAATCGCTGGCATCCTTGCGCATGGCCTCTATGAAGCGCGGCATGTCGGCAGGTTGGTCCTGCATGTCGACATTCATGCGAAAAACGATGCTACCTGATGCTTCGCGCAAACCGCAGGCTATCGCGATGTGCTGACCGAAATTGCGGGACATATCGACGACCCTTACGAACGCGTATTGGCGTGTCAGCTCCGTGAGCACGCTGATGGAGTCGTTTTCGCTGCCGTCATTGACGAAAATAATCTCAACGAGATGGCCGATCTGGTCGCTGTTGAGGTAGCCGCCGAACACGCGCTGGATTTCGGCGCAGAAGGCAGGCGCTAGCCTTCCGTCATTGTAAATCGGCACGACCACCGAAATTTTGATTCCTAGTTCGCCCAGTACGTCTTTACCTGTGAGCATACTCAACCAACTAAACTAGCCAAGTTGCCTCGCTTGTGAGGTGCACAACTCGTAACCACGACGGGTATCATCGTTGATCACTACAACCCGAGCATGCGCTCGTCAGCGACACCGTTCTTGGTGCAATATCTGATGTTACTCCAAAAATCCATCATCTAATGGGCTTTGGGCGTCGTGGAGAGTACATCCTTGCATCCTGGCGAATTCAACGAGAGCGTGGGCGCCGCGCTGGTACCTTTGTGGCACCGTCTGCACACAAGGAGCATCAAGCCTACGCTGTGTGGCGCATCTCTCTTGAGCCTTGGTGCGGACGTCGCGGTCCGGTGATCAGCCCGCACTGGATCAAAGCCACAACTGCCCTAAGGATTTTGCTCGGGTTGACGACCATCAATGCGCGCGACCCTGTTCTCGCCAGACTGACCGCAAATCTGTGCGGAGGGGCAAATGGGCTTGCGGTTGGCCGTGGTCGTTGCGGTGGGACTTGGGCTTGGGGTGTCGGCCTATGGGCAAACTGGAGCGCACGAATGTGCGCCGGCCGATCGCGTCTGCGTCATGGATCAGCTTGATGACGCAGCAAGCGCTGGCGACGTTGTCGCCAAGATAAACCTCGCCCGGATGTTCCTCGAAGAACCGGAACAGCCGGCAAGCTGGCGTCGCGCTGCGGTGTTGCTGCAGCAGGCTGCGGCAACAGGCGATGCTTGGTCGACCAATATTCTGGCTGGGCTCTATCGCCAGGGCATTGGCGTTCCCGAAGACGGCCGCAAGGTCCTGTCTCTGCTGGTGCCACTAGCCGCCGAGGGGAGCACGGCGGCGCTGGCAGGCCTGGGCGATCTTTTCGCCAACGGCGCGGGAACGGTGAGGCCCGACAAACAGCGCGCCGCGCGGTACTATGCGAGGGCAGCTGCCGGTGGCGATGCGCATGGAAAATACCGGCTCGCCTTGATGCTGCTCGATGGTTCGGGCGTTCCCGTCGATATTCCCAGGGCGGTTGATCTGCTCGACGAGCTTGCCGCGGCCGGCGACCCATGGGTGTTGATCCAGTTGGGCGATGTATTCGCCAGCGGCAAGGCCAAGCCTGCCAATCGGGCCATCGACTATTTCGACAGGGCGGCCGAAGCCGGCAATTCGGCTGCCATGGTGCGGCTGGCCCAGATTTATCAATCGGGCATCGGGACCGTGGCCCCCGATTCAGCCAAGGCGACCGATCTGCTGGAGCGGGCGGCGGCCTTGAATGACGTGGGAGCACAGGTATTGCTGGCCCAGGCGCTGTTGGCCGGCGGCGAGCCGGGCGCTGCGGCAAGGGCCGTCTACCTGCTCGAGACCGCCGCCGCCAAGGGC
Encoded proteins:
- a CDS encoding class I SAM-dependent methyltransferase; this translates as MQITDGVRSILSSPAIYTLFQNLMGARSGWRKITDGYVQAKAGDIVLDIGCGPADVLDYLPQVQYWGFDISPEYIDQAKRKYGSRGQFFCKFFERSDLEILPKADIALLSGVLHHLDDGEAHGLLDLIGLALKPGGRLVTVDPCLVPGQNPVARLLIERDRGRNVRDEAGYRDLVQGRFSSSRVQIVHKAWIPYTHCFTVNRNA
- the rfbA gene encoding glucose-1-phosphate thymidylyltransferase RfbA, coding for MDQRERTHRRRGIVLAGGTGSRLLPLTTGVSKQLLPIFDKPLIYYPLATLMMAGVREVLFITTPEDQGAFRRLLGDGSQWGMQFSYAEQDEPRGIADAYRIGRRFLDGAPSVLILGDNIFFGHGLQALLNRASRGDGATIFASLVRDPQRFGIVELDADNRPLSLVEKPAEPRSRWAVTGLYFLDHRACDFADAVQPSVRGELEIISVLERYLANGELGAETLHRGFAWLDAGTHESLHQAADFVKTLQDRQGMLVCSPEELAYRNGLIPLEQLAALAHAQRASSYGESLQLLVQQEQHGE
- a CDS encoding class I SAM-dependent methyltransferase is translated as MPQKHESTVISYSSSESLDVRKEIFQRLNTYPATDDEKERSLGLFLRGSLLARLLAIRDIYVQILDLPGAILDIGTWRGQTAVVCENLRAIYEPLHLNRRIVCFDTFEGYVGFSDKDKATELHRDGTYGVGGTEYADYLSELLQLHERSNAMGHNFGKHRVIKGDCRQTIPQFFEDNAGEFVSLAFFDVNAYQPSLEAFEAVWPRVVPGGIVAFWQLTRSAIPAEAMVYAETILPRLGHQVKRCATYPGLCYLIKP
- the rffA gene encoding dTDP-4-amino-4,6-dideoxygalactose transaminase; amino-acid sequence: MNDLRFTTPPVLGSEIGAIEDAIRRRKLSGDGRYTALCEQWLEARLGCARALLTHSCTAALEMAALLLDLQSGDEVIMPSFTFSSTANAVVLRGATPVFVDVDPKTMNMDVDRVEQLITTATKAIFAVHYAGLPPDMEKLQAIANRRSIALVEDAAQSLGSTYRGKPAGTHSSLATISFHETKNIVSGEGGALIVNDPALVERAVILREKGTNRQKFLQGLTDKYTWVDVGSSYLPSELIAAYLLEQLNAVDRITAKRIELWDAYHAALQPALRFGATLQPLPDRSATHNGHLFYVLLPDAGKRAGFLSAMKSVGIQCTFHYVPLHSSPAGLKFGRAPDGCPMTETTAARLVRFPMHFDMTIKDVERVAAAAIDVLRDMAS
- a CDS encoding glycosyltransferase family 2 protein, encoding MLTGKDVLGELGIKISVVVPIYNDGRLAPAFCAEIQRVFGGYLNSDQIGHLVEIIFVNDGSENDSISVLTELTRQYAFVRVVDMSRNFGQHIAIACGLREASGSIVFRMNVDMQDQPADMPRFIEAMRKDASDLVIGVYSVRESPWINRITSKIYYWLFQFLTGLPSPQNTSPLRAMSRRFVDAYNLLTERSRFPQGLDQWLGFEQQYIPIQHHVRADGKSSYNFWSRLKLGLEGLLYFSNRPLTLIASLGFFLSVAGLLLGFYVIFAQLFGSDFLPGFAALSAIGLIAFGVQLGSIGVVGLYVARIFAETQNRPLYLVKMRYGASPDTSEK
- a CDS encoding class I SAM-dependent methyltransferase — protein: MFDLFANEALFGYGWLRPSLSELSRDAHILEVGGGLTLISCQLARQGYQVTVVEPISDGFSSFAILQKLVLEHAESQSIAIRLLPCCIEDLNARNEFDTAFSINVMEHVANVDEALRRVILSLKPNGFYRFTCPNYAFPYEPHFNLPTLFSKAMTERALNRQIFGSARVEQPAAIWASLNWITVGDVKRICSTISGISVHFGKTMTPDSVERVTTDRAFARRRAPWMVRLAKFIIASRLHRLATLLPAGALPLIDCTIIYRPGQAS
- a CDS encoding NAD(P)/FAD-dependent oxidoreductase; translation: MKRILLGNGIVGLSAAFGLCRTAASDDTIVIVGKKSRPGAATLAAAAMLNSFAEIEVGGLEHAVDRFRFEISREATKLWPQFEKDLIAASSIDFDIGGGPSGGGELGTFIINNTAADDLDDANFDAIRDALVDFGEAHQLVAPGDIPNYKPHQRYRATRALYIENEGWYNPRLVLAALERALELSGRVQFVDASVVRLEANAGGIACAHLDDGTVLSGDQFLLATGATSWDVLDRSNLDLQVQRVFYGIGTSIEIRSPDAPLSKVVRTPNRGLACGVYAAPYFHGRDQDNDRVLIGASNFIAPTLHLHGRLTSVEGLLNSAMRQINADYYRAELIRVNVGARPTSQDTYPLLGPTEISNLFIATGTKRDGFHLAPLISVLVSRLMTSGAVEDRYSWFRPDREPLRTLTRQQAVDKAVRHQISAAYQHGFEPATNRMPEQLAQQFRDNVERLHDQVGARDWGIPPEMLDMYRYGHAKA